A genomic window from Patescibacteria group bacterium includes:
- a CDS encoding pilin, which yields MVKRFLIGVVVLNALFFCTLPVFAAPIESTSAIPEPPLLRLQVPLGDITGFSKEPGGQNITAYLAIAYQWLIRAAVVLSVLMFIIAGFMWLTAGGESEQIKKSQEIIKNTLIGLMLAFGSYAILWNTNPKLVQPLNLRLDKIEGKELEIEKVPLTESCEEICKKTAEGKGTSWTSSGGTIDACTPPSETTVNQTVEACVKGAQLVCKCTFLVQTAGAPNCRTNGCGSQYFCDLPSNTCKDRLAENALCDLTISNHCADGLICKDVSGTKKCTRDVATTTQGTCCYHTYQAGQDLSGAAVDLPVAQGPTAMSQADCMAKGPTRATGTNKSWWFCQSVITPTESCGARRDLSAAYPSVTIPDGHGGFKAGTPTEWIPHAVSQPDKCVLFRYGTNPTLFNGQPVP from the coding sequence ATGGTGAAACGTTTTCTTATTGGTGTAGTAGTTTTGAACGCCCTGTTTTTTTGTACCCTGCCAGTCTTTGCCGCGCCCATAGAATCAACAAGCGCCATTCCAGAACCGCCTCTCCTAAGGCTTCAGGTTCCGCTCGGAGATATTACGGGATTCAGTAAAGAGCCGGGAGGGCAGAACATAACCGCTTACCTTGCCATAGCATACCAATGGCTTATACGAGCAGCCGTAGTGCTTTCGGTACTGATGTTTATCATTGCCGGATTCATGTGGCTGACCGCCGGAGGAGAATCGGAACAGATTAAAAAATCTCAAGAGATTATCAAAAACACGCTCATCGGCCTTATGCTTGCGTTTGGCTCCTATGCCATTCTTTGGAATACCAATCCCAAGCTTGTCCAGCCGCTTAACTTGCGATTAGACAAAATCGAAGGTAAAGAGCTTGAAATTGAAAAGGTGCCTCTTACAGAATCATGTGAGGAGATCTGTAAAAAAACTGCTGAGGGTAAAGGTACCTCATGGACATCATCCGGCGGCACAATCGATGCATGCACGCCTCCGTCAGAAACAACCGTAAATCAGACTGTTGAAGCATGCGTCAAAGGAGCACAGCTTGTCTGCAAATGTACATTTCTCGTGCAGACAGCAGGAGCGCCGAATTGCAGAACAAACGGATGCGGCTCACAGTATTTCTGCGATTTGCCAAGCAATACCTGTAAAGACCGCTTAGCGGAGAACGCACTATGCGACCTTACGATTTCTAACCACTGCGCAGATGGGTTAATCTGCAAAGATGTTTCGGGTACTAAGAAATGCACTCGGGATGTTGCGACTACGACACAGGGAACGTGTTGTTATCATACCTATCAAGCTGGACAAGATCTGTCTGGCGCTGCGGTCGACCTCCCCGTTGCCCAAGGACCCACTGCCATGAGCCAAGCTGATTGTATGGCGAAAGGTCCTACGCGAGCAACGGGAACGAATAAATCCTGGTGGTTTTGTCAAAGCGTCATAACGCCGACAGAAAGCTGCGGCGCACGAAGAGATTTGTCTGCGGCATATCCTTCTGTAACAATACCTGATGGCCATGGAGGGTTTAAGGCTGGAACGCCGACCGAGTGGATACCCCACGCAGTCAGTCAACCCGACAAATGTGTTTTGTTTAGATACGGAACAAATCCTACTCTTTTCAACGGACAACCCGTTCCGTAA
- a CDS encoding C39 family peptidase — protein QVPAPSIGTDLTLCSGTGGDITCSGIAQYITVVYEWLIRLVIVLGVATLTLAGYFWMTARGDKKQTEKALTMVKNTLWGIVLALGSYALLWAINPNLVQLGTLNLGKKIQEETLVIDEQDLIQNDIPDPGISPGATAPPGASGPGSGEPGRSNVPYYNQAQAPWGPIPNPRTGTTVRAGGCGITSYAMIAKYYGKNVTPLDVFNLNGRDNTTDFNKFKRMSQLGLNFKMINNFTEADQLIKGGKPIILRTGHPKFTSALHFIVITGFDGNNYLINDPGHRANTTATREEITNEAKYYVYLYP, from the coding sequence TGCAAGTCCCCGCCCCCTCAATAGGCACAGACCTTACACTCTGCAGTGGCACAGGGGGTGATATCACCTGTAGCGGCATTGCGCAATATATTACCGTCGTCTACGAATGGCTCATCCGCCTTGTTATTGTCTTAGGCGTTGCCACGCTCACATTGGCGGGATATTTCTGGATGACTGCCCGAGGAGATAAAAAACAAACAGAAAAAGCTCTTACCATGGTTAAGAATACGCTCTGGGGTATTGTGTTGGCACTTGGCTCCTATGCGTTACTATGGGCAATCAATCCAAACCTTGTACAGCTTGGAACGCTAAACCTTGGGAAAAAGATTCAAGAAGAAACATTAGTAATCGATGAACAAGACCTTATACAGAACGATATCCCCGACCCCGGAATTTCTCCTGGCGCCACGGCTCCTCCTGGTGCGAGTGGGCCGGGCTCGGGGGAACCCGGAAGAAGCAATGTGCCCTATTATAACCAAGCACAAGCTCCATGGGGTCCCATTCCTAATCCTCGCACCGGAACAACGGTGCGGGCAGGCGGATGCGGCATAACATCCTATGCAATGATTGCAAAATATTACGGAAAAAACGTTACGCCGCTTGATGTTTTTAATTTGAACGGACGTGATAATACCACGGATTTTAATAAATTCAAACGAATGTCTCAACTTGGCCTTAATTTTAAAATGATAAATAATTTTACAGAAGCTGATCAACTTATAAAAGGGGGTAAGCCAATTATTCTTCGAACGGGACATCCAAAATTTACTTCAGCGCTCCATTTCATTGTTATAACGGGATTTGATGGAAATAATTACCTCATTAACGATCCTGGACATCGAGCTAATACTACTGCAACAAGGGAAGAAATTACTAACGAAGCAAAGTATTATGTATATCTCTACCCGTAA
- a CDS encoding D-alanyl-D-alanine carboxypeptidase family protein: MYISTRNRLLKHVLAFSIFFFFFSTSAVFADVTYKLQVPLPNYPQSSIDLCTGSSSIECSGIALYIKLVYEWLIRLAIVLGAAALVIAGLLWLTAAGDSKRVDSSKSIIKNTLLGLVLAFGSYALLWTINPNLVEFQGLLLGKKIEAQELKIEIEEDAGADIINPGDPPPPSSVSGLSGLSRPSWDHASFNCSSPPPPCCVLDPSMTAVIPTYSNVTNPNGHSYHKDLIPAIQRLNETAKQISQQDGKKYTIQISSGYRPFQKQVDIWCGRSGNCKSQHPNTADRKGYCAVPGGSNHGHGIALDVGLLVNGSNPGLSYGSNSQCGSSRHYIAKLAQIFFASDPQWKRYEKEIWHFEYNPTTPSRGPYTGLPSKCGG, encoded by the coding sequence ATGTATATCTCTACCCGTAATAGACTACTCAAGCACGTACTCGCTTTTAGTATCTTTTTTTTCTTCTTTTCCACAAGTGCGGTTTTCGCCGATGTTACCTACAAACTGCAAGTACCCCTCCCTAATTATCCACAAAGCTCGATCGACCTTTGCACGGGAAGCAGTAGTATTGAGTGTTCAGGAATAGCGCTGTATATTAAGCTTGTTTATGAGTGGCTTATCAGACTTGCTATTGTGCTTGGCGCAGCCGCACTGGTGATCGCCGGCCTGCTCTGGCTGACTGCTGCCGGCGATTCCAAGCGCGTAGATTCTTCAAAATCAATCATCAAAAACACTCTCCTCGGTCTTGTACTGGCATTTGGATCCTATGCGCTCCTGTGGACGATCAATCCGAATTTGGTTGAATTTCAGGGACTATTACTTGGGAAAAAAATTGAAGCACAAGAACTTAAGATTGAGATCGAGGAAGACGCTGGCGCTGATATTATAAATCCAGGCGATCCACCGCCTCCAAGTAGCGTATCCGGCTTGAGCGGCCTTTCAAGACCATCATGGGATCATGCTTCATTTAATTGCAGTAGTCCTCCTCCGCCCTGTTGCGTGCTCGATCCGTCAATGACTGCTGTAATACCAACATATTCTAATGTCACCAACCCAAATGGGCATTCATATCATAAAGACCTTATTCCTGCGATACAACGACTCAATGAAACAGCAAAACAGATAAGCCAACAAGATGGTAAAAAATATACAATACAAATTAGCTCTGGTTACCGTCCATTTCAAAAACAAGTTGATATCTGGTGCGGTAGGTCAGGAAATTGTAAAAGTCAGCATCCCAATACGGCTGATCGTAAGGGGTACTGCGCCGTTCCTGGAGGATCAAATCATGGGCATGGCATCGCCCTTGATGTGGGTCTCTTGGTAAATGGCAGCAATCCCGGCTTATCATACGGCTCAAATTCCCAATGCGGATCATCACGCCACTATATTGCAAAGCTCGCACAAATATTTTTTGCATCAGATCCACAATGGAAGCGATACGAAAAAGAAATTTGGCATTTTGAGTACAATCCTACGACTCCATCGCGCGGGCCCTACACCGGACTTCCATCAAAATGCGGCGGATGA
- a CDS encoding pilin produces the protein MNTKCIVKKIVVFAYCFIVLFSISISSAYAGVSYTFQVPFPGLSETIQLCEANQALLSCGGITKYIVAVYEWIIKLAVVLAVLIVTLAGLRWMFARGDTGAITEARKMISNTFIGLVLAFGSYVFLFAINPKLVTFGPMGLAAIEREELEIEQTPIESPNFEEIQQTPIDVPGGIKDRINQNMALYKQVAQMTNIPWELIATTHYQEAGNRGDKSILNGFAICNASDSKCPECASGKTQLNDARCAARVMKEKAQERYPSFSNYTDRSTTFALTEATNDGTDSHGAIANILFRYNGVCPHKSLEDLSVRGTCLNVDESAYVMNNFSADPRYQRMGFAGYVANDCKPGCTVFKHWSTDGGLRFFQRLKNPANFDGTGKLVKMD, from the coding sequence ATGAATACCAAATGCATAGTAAAAAAAATTGTTGTCTTTGCATATTGCTTCATCGTGCTATTCAGCATTAGCATCAGTAGCGCATATGCAGGGGTTTCCTATACCTTTCAAGTCCCCTTTCCGGGACTCTCGGAAACAATCCAGCTCTGCGAAGCAAATCAGGCATTGCTGTCGTGCGGCGGCATTACCAAATACATAGTTGCCGTTTATGAATGGATCATTAAGCTTGCTGTCGTACTCGCCGTACTTATTGTTACCCTTGCGGGACTCCGCTGGATGTTTGCACGCGGTGATACCGGCGCCATTACTGAGGCGCGAAAAATGATTTCGAACACATTCATCGGACTTGTGCTTGCATTCGGATCCTATGTATTCCTCTTTGCAATCAATCCTAAGCTTGTAACATTCGGACCCATGGGATTAGCTGCGATTGAACGGGAAGAATTGGAAATTGAACAAACACCCATTGAAAGTCCAAATTTTGAAGAAATTCAACAAACACCCATTGATGTGCCTGGTGGCATCAAAGACCGCATTAATCAAAATATGGCTCTTTATAAACAAGTGGCGCAAATGACAAATATTCCATGGGAGCTTATTGCGACGACTCATTATCAGGAAGCCGGAAACAGAGGTGACAAATCAATATTAAACGGTTTTGCAATATGCAACGCTTCTGATTCAAAGTGTCCGGAATGTGCAAGCGGAAAAACGCAATTAAACGATGCTCGTTGCGCGGCTCGCGTCATGAAAGAAAAGGCTCAAGAAAGATACCCATCATTTTCAAACTATACAGATCGATCAACAACATTTGCATTAACAGAGGCGACAAATGACGGAACAGACTCTCATGGCGCTATTGCAAATATCTTATTTCGATATAATGGTGTTTGCCCACATAAATCTCTCGAGGATTTGTCAGTACGCGGAACATGTCTCAATGTCGATGAATCGGCATATGTCATGAATAATTTTTCAGCAGATCCGCGATACCAGCGCATGGGTTTCGCCGGATATGTTGCAAATGATTGTAAGCCCGGTTGTACTGTTTTTAAGCATTGGTCAACCGATGGCGGCTTACGTTTTTTTCAACGTCTAAAGAATCCGGCGAATTTTGACGGAACTGGAAAGCTCGTTAAGATGGATTGA
- the radA gene encoding DNA repair protein RadA: protein MAKITTLFACSNCGAQSQKWSGRCLDCGQWGTLHEESKGAVEQKKQHNALSADAIPLSTIEMHAVPRLQTGIEEFDQVLGGGIVPGSFILLGGEPGIGKSTLLAQLSLALPSTLERPILYASGEESGQQVKMRYERLQQKSSSTDSILFIGETDVDKICGSIRKEHPLLAIVDSIQTVHTNDIQNEAGSITQVRACTVKLLETAKQTGSAVIITGHVTKEGMVAGPKTLEHLVDTVLYLEGDQNHYYRLLKTAKNRFGSTNELGVFEMSDKGLCEVKNPSQVFISHDESGIAGTTTSVVLEGSRAFLIQIQALCSKTYFGYPQRRAVGFDTNRMQLLIAVLCKRYGLNLGDQDIHLNVVGGFKISETAVDLAVCASIISAYQNKIIPTKTIIIGEVGLSGEVRPVYLLEKRLKEAEKLGFTHAIIPKSVKPISSKMELRHIKHIKELEF from the coding sequence ATGGCAAAAATAACAACCCTCTTTGCTTGTTCCAACTGCGGCGCCCAAAGCCAAAAATGGTCCGGGCGCTGCCTTGACTGCGGCCAATGGGGAACGCTTCACGAGGAGTCGAAAGGCGCAGTTGAACAAAAAAAACAGCACAACGCACTATCGGCGGATGCAATTCCGCTTTCTACGATCGAAATGCATGCAGTCCCCCGCCTGCAAACAGGAATTGAAGAGTTTGACCAGGTGCTCGGCGGAGGCATTGTGCCCGGAAGCTTTATTCTCCTTGGCGGAGAGCCGGGGATTGGAAAATCTACCCTTTTAGCGCAGCTATCGCTTGCGCTTCCTTCTACACTAGAACGCCCCATCCTCTATGCATCAGGTGAGGAATCCGGTCAGCAAGTGAAGATGCGCTACGAACGCCTGCAACAAAAGAGTTCGTCCACTGACTCAATTTTGTTTATTGGAGAAACGGATGTCGATAAAATATGCGGCAGCATTCGCAAAGAGCATCCTCTTCTTGCTATTGTAGACTCTATCCAAACTGTCCACACCAACGATATTCAAAATGAAGCGGGAAGCATCACGCAAGTGCGGGCGTGTACGGTCAAACTTTTGGAGACAGCAAAGCAGACGGGTAGTGCCGTCATTATTACTGGACATGTCACAAAAGAAGGTATGGTTGCCGGCCCTAAAACACTCGAGCATCTTGTCGATACCGTCCTCTACCTTGAGGGCGACCAAAACCATTATTACCGCCTTCTTAAGACAGCTAAAAACCGTTTTGGCTCAACCAATGAACTTGGTGTATTTGAAATGAGCGACAAAGGGCTATGCGAAGTCAAAAATCCAAGCCAAGTGTTTATATCCCATGACGAATCAGGGATAGCAGGCACAACCACTTCTGTCGTTTTGGAGGGCAGTCGTGCATTTCTTATTCAAATACAGGCATTATGCTCAAAAACATATTTTGGATACCCGCAACGGCGTGCTGTTGGCTTTGACACAAACCGCATGCAGCTTTTGATTGCCGTTTTATGCAAACGCTACGGACTCAATCTCGGCGATCAGGATATTCATCTTAACGTCGTAGGCGGATTCAAAATATCGGAAACAGCCGTAGACTTGGCAGTATGTGCAAGTATCATATCCGCATACCAGAACAAAATAATTCCAACAAAAACGATTATTATTGGTGAAGTTGGCCTCTCAGGTGAAGTACGCCCCGTCTATCTTCTCGAAAAAAGACTCAAAGAAGCGGAAAAGTTAGGATTTACCCACGCGATTATTCCAAAATCGGTAAAGCCCATTTCTTCAAAAATGGAACTTCGGCACATCAAACACATCAAAGAGTTAGAATTCTAG
- the recG gene encoding ATP-dependent DNA helicase RecG, translating to MTHLDAPISQLGAWGARYKNILKKRGIATCRDLLHFFPYRIDDFSTSIPIADIRPGMQVTLSGTIQLIGNRRSPRTRKIITEALISDASGSIKAIWFNQPFLSKNLKSGDAVYLAGKASDQYLDLQLISPAYEKISSEHEAIHTGRCVPIYSLGESASQKVFRSLVKQVLDRYLPTIEEWIPLVILQREGLMGYSDALREIHFPSNLSTWDAARQRLKFDELLLLQLISLQSRKNHSLAVAPRISVTIDLQNTFITSLPFSLTASQQKALDEILGDMQRESPMNRLLEGDVGSGKTVVAAAALLHCATSGYQAVCMTPTELLARQHFETLCGLIGGFGMRIALLTSHYAASNRQSCDASMSDSRRKKALTQSIVLGEIDIIIGTHALLEEDACFKKIGLIVIDEQHRFGTRQRQYLRDKNMAECMPHLLLMTATPIPRSLALTVFGDLDLSIIDQMPPGRKKVITKCVPARYREWTYTFVKKMISLGRQAFILCPLIDPSDSLGIRSVTQEYKRLKDSTFRDCALGFIHGKMHSDKKEKVMRDFSEGRISILVATSIIEVGIDIPNATIMMIEGAERFGLAQLHQFRGRIGRSSHQAYCFLLPTDESKQETQRLKVMVSCSDGFALAEEDLKLRGSGELYGYRQSGLPDLKIASLADYGLIQKARQAAQEMIDDIDAYPHVLHQLNEYQKEIRLE from the coding sequence ATGACACATCTTGACGCACCCATCTCGCAATTAGGCGCATGGGGCGCGCGCTACAAAAATATTCTTAAAAAACGGGGCATCGCGACATGCCGCGATTTATTGCATTTTTTTCCTTACCGTATTGATGATTTTTCCACAAGTATTCCCATTGCCGATATCCGCCCCGGCATGCAGGTGACACTTTCGGGAACAATCCAGCTTATTGGAAATCGCCGTTCACCGCGTACGCGAAAAATAATTACCGAAGCTCTCATTTCAGATGCATCGGGGAGTATCAAGGCCATTTGGTTTAATCAACCGTTTCTTAGTAAAAATCTCAAGAGCGGGGATGCTGTTTATTTGGCAGGCAAAGCAAGCGATCAATACCTTGATTTGCAGCTTATAAGTCCGGCGTATGAAAAAATATCCAGCGAGCATGAAGCAATCCATACCGGACGGTGCGTCCCCATCTATTCACTTGGCGAATCAGCGTCACAGAAAGTTTTCAGATCGCTTGTAAAGCAAGTACTCGATCGATATCTGCCAACAATTGAGGAGTGGATTCCGTTGGTAATACTGCAACGTGAAGGCCTGATGGGATACTCAGATGCCTTGCGTGAGATACATTTTCCAAGCAATCTAAGCACATGGGATGCTGCGCGACAACGCTTAAAGTTCGATGAACTACTGCTTTTACAGCTGATATCTCTGCAGTCTCGAAAAAACCATTCGCTTGCTGTAGCACCACGGATATCAGTAACTATCGATTTACAAAATACATTTATAACGTCATTGCCCTTTTCGCTAACGGCGTCGCAGCAAAAAGCACTTGATGAAATACTGGGCGACATGCAACGCGAATCCCCGATGAATCGTCTCCTTGAGGGGGATGTTGGGTCTGGCAAAACGGTTGTGGCAGCCGCTGCGCTTCTTCATTGCGCTACATCCGGATATCAGGCAGTATGCATGACTCCTACAGAGCTATTGGCCCGGCAGCACTTTGAAACATTATGTGGTCTAATAGGAGGATTTGGAATGCGTATCGCATTACTTACTTCGCATTATGCTGCTTCTAACAGACAGTCGTGCGATGCATCTATGTCGGATAGTAGAAGAAAAAAAGCACTTACTCAATCTATTGTACTTGGCGAAATAGACATAATCATCGGAACCCATGCATTATTGGAAGAAGACGCGTGTTTTAAAAAAATAGGATTGATAGTTATTGATGAACAGCATCGTTTTGGCACAAGGCAGCGGCAGTACTTGAGAGATAAAAATATGGCAGAGTGCATGCCGCATTTGCTGCTTATGACGGCAACTCCCATTCCGAGGTCGTTGGCGCTTACGGTATTTGGAGATCTCGACCTTTCGATTATCGATCAGATGCCTCCTGGAAGAAAAAAAGTTATTACAAAATGTGTGCCGGCGCGCTATCGTGAATGGACCTATACATTTGTGAAAAAAATGATTTCTCTCGGACGGCAGGCATTTATTCTCTGTCCGCTTATTGATCCTTCAGATTCTCTTGGTATTCGATCTGTGACACAGGAGTACAAGCGCCTCAAAGATTCTACATTTCGCGATTGTGCATTGGGGTTTATTCATGGGAAAATGCACAGCGATAAAAAAGAAAAGGTCATGCGCGATTTTTCAGAAGGGCGCATTTCGATCCTTGTTGCTACATCGATTATCGAAGTCGGTATTGATATTCCCAATGCGACTATTATGATGATTGAGGGAGCGGAGCGATTTGGTTTAGCTCAACTGCATCAATTTCGTGGCCGGATTGGGCGGTCCAGCCACCAGGCGTATTGTTTTTTGCTTCCAACAGACGAAAGTAAGCAAGAAACACAGCGATTGAAAGTAATGGTATCGTGTAGCGACGGATTTGCACTGGCTGAAGAAGATTTGAAGCTTCGGGGTTCCGGTGAATTGTATGGATATCGGCAATCGGGATTGCCTGATTTGAAAATAGCATCATTAGCTGATTATGGTTTGATTCAAAAAGCCCGGCAAGCGGCACAAGAAATGATAGATGACATCGATGCATACCCACATGTTTTGCATCAGCTCAACGAATATCAAAAAGAAATAAGGCTGGAATAA
- a CDS encoding SWIB/MDM2 domain-containing protein, giving the protein MEKKNSAFMKPMNISSDLAVVVGKGPMPRSEVVKKLWEYIKKNNLQDAANKRNINADANLKKVFAGKGSVSMFEMTKLVSKHLS; this is encoded by the coding sequence ATGGAAAAGAAAAATTCAGCGTTTATGAAGCCAATGAACATCAGTAGCGATTTGGCTGTAGTTGTGGGTAAAGGCCCAATGCCTCGTTCTGAAGTTGTAAAGAAACTTTGGGAGTATATCAAGAAGAACAATCTTCAGGATGCTGCCAATAAACGCAACATCAATGCAGATGCCAATTTGAAAAAGGTATTTGCAGGTAAGGGCAGTGTGAGTATGTTTGAAATGACCAAGCTTGTTTCAAAGCATCTTTCCTAG